The Humulus lupulus chromosome 3, drHumLupu1.1, whole genome shotgun sequence genome window below encodes:
- the LOC133824168 gene encoding uncharacterized protein LOC133824168: protein MGEKPSQSLEELLKTYIVDSKAMLDQHDTHLNNIEMHCTNMGETIKTLETQVEEIPKKSENEESKPDEEILKKNPLVVRPGSITFSDNPPKITTPLPFPQQFHKKVVDEQFEKFLNIFKKIHINIPFVDALEQMPNYAKFMKEVISKKCKLDDYETVKLTEECSAIIKRQLLKKLKDWGSFTISCVIGELHIEKALCDLGANINLMPLSIFQKLNLGEVTPTTIFLQLADHSLTYPRGIIEYVLVKNDKFIFSVDFVVLEMDED, encoded by the exons ATGGGAGAAAAGCCTTCACAGTCACTTGAAGAGTTGCTGAAGACTTACATAGTGGACTCTAAGGCAATGCTAGATCAACATGACACTCATCTCAACAATATTGAAATGCATTGCACTAATATGGGGGAAACAATAAAGACATTGGAAACACAA GTTGAGGAAATCCCCAAGAAGAGTGAGAATGAAGAAAGCAAGCCAGATGAGGAGATTCTGAAAAAAAATCCATTGGTGGTTAGGCCGGGTTCCATTACTTTTTCGGATAATCCACCCAAGATTACTACTCCATTACCATTCCCTCAACAATTCCATAAGAAGGTGGTTGATGAGCAATTTGAGAAGTTCCTAAATATTTTCAAGAAAATCCATATCAACATCCCTTTTGTGGATGCTCTTGAACAAATGCCTAACTATGCTAAGTTTATGAAGGAGGTGATATCTAAGAAGTGTAAGTTAGATGATTATGAAACGGTGAAGCTAACGGAAGAGTGTAGTGCCATTATCAAGAGACAATTACTAAAAAAGTTGAAAGATTGGGGAAGTTTTACAATTTCATGTGTAATTGGTGAGCTACATATTGAGAAGGCCTTGTGTGATTTGGGTGCTAATATCAATCTAATGCCACTCTCTATCTTTCAAAAACTCAATCTTGGAGAGGTCACACCAACTACTATTTTCTTACAATTGGCGGATCATTCTTTAACGTATCCTAGAGGTATCATTGAGTATGTTTTAGTAAAGAATGATAAATTCATTTTTTCGGTTGATTTTGTTGTGCTTGAGATGGATGAAGACTGA